Genomic window (Candidatus Paceibacterota bacterium):
ATGATCCTCGCCCTCTCCGGCGTCGAAGCCGCCGCCAGCAGCACCGGCGTCATGCAGTTGGACCCGGACGCCACCCTGGACAAGCCGTCCGTGCGCGTCACCTCGCGGCGCGCCGTCACCGTCGTCATGATCGAGGTGGTCCTCGCCACCGCCTGCCTCAGCGTGCTGGCCATGTGCCTGCCGGTGGAGGAAGCCCAGTTGCGGGAACACAAGGAAGACATGCTCCGGTTTATGGGCGAGATCTTCGTCGGGCCCGGGTTTGGCAAAGTGGTCGGCTGGGTATTCGCCCTGTTGCTGCTCTCGGCCGTCAACACCGCCATCGGCGGCATGGTCTCCCTGCTTTTCGTCATGGCCCACGACCGCGAGTTGCCCGCCACCTTCACCCAACTCAACCGCTTCGGCGTCCCTTGGGTGGCGCTGATTGCCGCCACCATCCTGCCCGTCATCGTGCTGGACCTCAACGACTCGGTCGAGGCCCTGGCCAGCCTTTACGCCATCGGCGTGGTCGGCGCCATCATCCTCGATATCGGCAGTTGCGCCTTCGCCCGGACGCTCCCTTTGAGCGGCCGCGAGCGCCTGGTGATGAAGCTGACCCTTCTGCTGCTGGCGGCGATCTGGATCACGATCGCCTTGAGCAAGAGCCACGCCTTGATTTTCGTGGTCGTCGTGTTGGTTGTGGGCTTCAGCGTTCGCCAGTTCGCGCGCGGCCATTTTCTGCATCCGGAAGCCCCCGCCGTGCCGGCTCGCGCGTCCCCGCCCGTCCCCAGCCCCGCCGCGGGCCAGTTCATCGGCCAATCTATACTCGTCGCCGCCCGCGGCTGGACTCCGGCCCTGCAGTTTGCCCTGGAGGAAGCCCGGGTGCGCGGCGCGCATTTGCTCGTGCTCTACGTCCGGGAAGTCGCCGTGAACATTGCCATGGTCAGCAACTGGCAGGAAGACCCCGACGCCAGGGTGCTGTTTACCCGGCTGGAATCCGAGGCGGGCGGGTTGAAGGTCAACAAGCTCTACAGCGTCAGCGACTCTCCGGCGGACACCATCATTGACATTGCGGCGACCTTCGGCGTGGACACCGTCGTGCTCGGCGGCAGCCGCCGGGCCGCCCTGGTCAATCTCCTGAAGGGAAACGTCGTGACCCGTGTCGCCGCCAACCTGCCCGAATCCATGCACCTGATCGTGATTGGCTGAAGGGTTCCCGCTCCCCGGCCGACCGCAAGACAACTCACCCGACCTTCCCAACGGGCTCTTCCTTCTCCCGAACCAGGCTGAATCGCAGGGAAAACTTCCGGCCATGTCCGGCCAAGAGCCAGACCGAGAGCAGGAGCAAAACCGTATTCTCGACCAGCTTGTGGCAGATGAAGACCTCACCCGCGCCGCAACCGCAATCGAACTTCACCGCGCAGAAGGGAATGCCTGTGGTCGCGGCAATGGCCAGCGCCCGTTTCAGCACGATGAGTGTGAAAGGCACCAGCATTGCCACCACGTTCAGCGCGGCTCCCCGGACGGCTACCCCCAGCAACAAGAGCGCCCCGCAATAGACTTCAAACCACGGCAGCGCCGCCCCGATCGCGTTCAGCAGGAATGGGTTGGCCACCATGTCGTATTGCCGCACCAGCTTCAGAAAGGCCTCCGGGTGCGGAAACGCCTTGTTCAAACCCATGAAGATAAACAGGATGCCCAGCCACCAGCGGGCGATCACGGCGGCGGCATTCCGCGCGATGCCGCTCAACACCAGCAGCCCATAGAGCACTTGCAGCCACGGCGCAATTTGTGCGAACAGGCTCGACAGCACCGGGTCCGTCACCCGCAGCTGCTGGCGCACAAAAATCAGGAACTCAGCCCCGTGGACGACGTTGATCAAGCCCAGGCAGATGAACAGCCCGCCCAACAGCCATCTCCCCAGGAGGGCAGCGATCCGCCAGGGCTTGCGCTGGTCGGTGGCGTGACTGGCGCTCATCGTTTCGAGCCCTCGCCGGCGGCGGGAACCGCGGTGTGGGTCACATTGGTGAACTGGCCGCTGTTGCGCGGCCCGATCTCGACCGGCAGCCCGTTCGTGATCCATTCGAAGAAGCCGCCGCCATACACAAACACCTTCTCCTGCGGCAGGTCGATGCTGTCCCGCAGCATGATCGCCGCATGCTCGCTGTCGTCGCAATCCCCGCCGTTGCAGTAGAAGATGATCTGCTGCGCGGTCAGGCAAACGGCGATCACGCCGGCCAGGTGATTCTCCGGGTGGAACCGGTCGAAGAGGTAAGCGCCCGGAATATGGCCGGCCCGGTAGTTCGCCTCGTCCCGGGCATCAATAAAGATGACCTCATCCCGTTCCCGGCGGGGGTCGTGAAAAAGCTGCGTTACTTGATTGCTGTTGGCCAGTTGCAGGCCGTGTTCCCGGAGGCGCGCGGCCAGGATCTCCAGGGGGGAGTTGGTGCCGGTGCCGGCAGTCCCCGCCACATTCGTCCCGGCGGCAGGCTGCAAGGACAGTTTCGTGCCGGGGAAGTAGTTCCTGGCGAGCTCAAGGCCGCGCGGCGAGAGACCGTTGGCGGCAAAGGCCAGGGCCGCGCCGATCACTGCCACCAGCGCGCCTTCCTGCAAGACACTTTTCACTAGCGGCCGGCTGGCGACGGCAACGGCGGCGGAGCCGGTCTGGACGGCGGGTTGCCCACCGTCGGAGGGGCCGGCCTCACCGCCGGCGCAACCGGCCCGGGCGGCACCGCCGGGCGCGGCATCTGCATGATGGGCACCTTGAGCACCGGGAACCTCGGGTGACTTGTCTTGACCCTCAGCTCGACCTGCTGGCCCGGAGGCAGCTCGAATCCTTGCGGGAAGGCCACCAGCGCGGCAAAAGCCTTGCCGGGCTGCATTTCCTTTATCTCGGCTTCCACACCCTGGACGTTCACGGTCGGCTCGGTCAAAAGCACGGCATTGGTGCTTTGGTTCCTGATCGAGACAGAGTTGGTTAACGCGTTTGCCAACGGTCCCGGAGCCAGCGTGATGTACGAAGGAACCACCACGATGGCCGGCTGCACGTTTGCCACGACCGGGACGCTCAGCGTCGGCGGGTTCGTCCAGCCCGTCCGCAGACTGATCTGGCCCTGCACACTCCCCATGGACAGCGGGGGCACCGTCGTAATCTTCAGTTGGTAGCTCTTGCCCGGAGTATTGGTGGCAAGCTCGGTGGCGAACATGCGGTTAT
Coding sequences:
- a CDS encoding amino acid permease, translated to MDISTIGRPRNVGWVRAAALLYGDWGTSKAYVIGLGVLLVGFTALPHLLAVCLVTGLVGINYIWVCRCFATGGGVYTAAGIHSRRLAMVGGLLLLADFIVTASLSCLDAFHYLGFDQVAAKKWAITAIFLMGAINFFGPKHTGSMAIWLALPVFAIVLILIIGGLPHLGNFQARPPTGGLLPNWVAFVGMILALSGVEAAASSTGVMQLDPDATLDKPSVRVTSRRAVTVVMIEVVLATACLSVLAMCLPVEEAQLREHKEDMLRFMGEIFVGPGFGKVVGWVFALLLLSAVNTAIGGMVSLLFVMAHDRELPATFTQLNRFGVPWVALIAATILPVIVLDLNDSVEALASLYAIGVVGAIILDIGSCAFARTLPLSGRERLVMKLTLLLLAAIWITIALSKSHALIFVVVVLVVGFSVRQFARGHFLHPEAPAVPARASPPVPSPAAGQFIGQSILVAARGWTPALQFALEEARVRGAHLLVLYVREVAVNIAMVSNWQEDPDARVLFTRLESEAGGLKVNKLYSVSDSPADTIIDIAATFGVDTVVLGGSRRAALVNLLKGNVVTRVAANLPESMHLIVIG
- a CDS encoding rhodanese-like domain-containing protein is translated as MKSVLQEGALVAVIGAALAFAANGLSPRGLELARNYFPGTKLSLQPAAGTNVAGTAGTGTNSPLEILAARLREHGLQLANSNQVTQLFHDPRRERDEVIFIDARDEANYRAGHIPGAYLFDRFHPENHLAGVIAVCLTAQQIIFYCNGGDCDDSEHAAIMLRDSIDLPQEKVFVYGGGFFEWITNGLPVEIGPRNSGQFTNVTHTAVPAAGEGSKR
- a CDS encoding DoxX family protein is translated as MSASHATDQRKPWRIAALLGRWLLGGLFICLGLINVVHGAEFLIFVRQQLRVTDPVLSSLFAQIAPWLQVLYGLLVLSGIARNAAAVIARWWLGILFIFMGLNKAFPHPEAFLKLVRQYDMVANPFLLNAIGAALPWFEVYCGALLLLGVAVRGAALNVVAMLVPFTLIVLKRALAIAATTGIPFCAVKFDCGCGAGEVFICHKLVENTVLLLLSVWLLAGHGRKFSLRFSLVREKEEPVGKVG
- a CDS encoding DUF1573 domain-containing protein; translated protein: MSASIQKAVWVASLLAAGQVVVVAQPALTPPDAAAATNVLGPKIQFATPIYDFGRVRAGEPVKYTYVFTNTGDALLILNSVQPQCGCTAAGEWTRQVEPGKTGNIPIQFNTTGYNGQSLKQVTVQCNVTNQPTVFLQIKGTIYKAIDLNPPLAVLNVLPDTEKVSVMVTITNNTGEPLLLSPPESNNRMFATELATNTPGKSYQLKITTVPPLSMGSVQGQISLRTGWTNPPTLSVPVVANVQPAIVVVPSYITLAPGPLANALTNSVSIRNQSTNAVLLTEPTVNVQGVEAEIKEMQPGKAFAALVAFPQGFELPPGQQVELRVKTSHPRFPVLKVPIMQMPRPAVPPGPVAPAVRPAPPTVGNPPSRPAPPPLPSPAGR